TCATTCCTATTGGCCACGCAACATCGAGCACCATCGATGGACGGTCGGTCGTTACTCAGCTCAGCTTTGCCGTGGATCTCCCATTTTGGATTGTGCCAATTGTGTGtggggagggagggagaggATTGGGGCAGACGTCAACGGGTAGGTTGCTGAACTGACGCTAGCCACTACTACTACGTCGTCTGGTGGGAAGAATTATCATGAGCCGGGCAGAGCAAAATTGGCGGCAGATTTGAAGAATTGAAGAATTGAAGCCAGTAACTGTCAGATCTATTAcctcactttctctctctctctccctcgctctctctctgctgtgCTCCATTAGCTGATCAGGATGATCTGTTGGCCAACCGGCTCGGGACCGTGATCGGTGCGTTCGGGAACACCCTGTCCCAGCTCCTGTTCGGCACGAATGACGTCAGCACGGACGTGACGTTCTGGTGTGCGACCATGTAAGTAGCGCAGCGCCCTCCTGGACAACCTACCCCAATCCGCTTACGCCAACGCCTACACAACTCTTGCAGCAATCAACCGGAGTACGTTCAGACGTACGTGGACGACCCGCAGCTGGCGCAGAAGTTGGACCCGTCGAAGCCGATCCTCATGTTGGCGCACGGCTGGACCGACAACGTCAACCGGACCTGGGTGAAGCAGACCGTCGCCGACTACATTCGGCTGATCGGTGGCAACATCTGTGCGGTCGACTGGAGTCCACTGGCGCTGGTCGAGTACAATCTGGCGGCACGCAACACCCCGAAGGTGGGCCGCTACCTGGGCAAGTTCGTCCAGTCGTTGCTGGGCCGGGGTTTCAACATCAACCAGGTGACGCTGGTGGGGCACAGTATGGGGGCGCACATTGCCGGGATCGCGGGCGCCTATCTCGGTGGGCAGGTCCCGAACGTGATCGGGCTggacccggccgggccgggcttcaCCAAGCCgatcccggtgccggtcgaccggcggctCGATCGCACCGACGGCCACTTCGTCCAGGCCATCCACACCGACAAGAGCATCATCGGCACGTCGATGAACCTGGGCCACGAGGACTACTACGCGAACAGTGGCGCGAGTCCGCAGCCCGGCTGCGAGTTCCCGCTCGTcaacaacgacaccaccaAAGCGTACCGTGAGTAGTAGTCCAGTGCCAGACACGGACCAGACACTAATAGAGATCCCTCCATTGTAGTGCAATTCATCTGCAGCCACTTCAAGGCGGTCGAGTACTTCCGGGCATCGCTGGACCGCCAGAACGTCTTCGAAGGTACCGCCTGTGCGTCCTACTACAACTACAAGCGAAACGACTGTGGACCgagtggccgggcccgggacgaCTTCGGACTGTTCAACAGCCGGACCGCAGCCGGCTCGCTGTTTGTCGCGATCGACAAAACGGTCTACCCGTACGCCCGGACAGCCTCACGGAGTGCCGGCAAATAATGGTTAGACCTCTATGTTTTAGTTGCTCTATAGGTTAACACAGAACGAAGAACTGGCGAAGAACTACCTCTATGTTGTAGTCGCTTTATAGGTTAATAAAGAATGAAGAACTGGTGAAGAACTAAAATGAAGAACTGACCCGCACACTGTTGGTTGTTGTCGTTCCTACGGATCGGGGAGCCTGCTGCTGATTCCTTGCGTGATGACAGCATTCCctcagctctctctctctcactctgtaGCCCAGCAACCCAGTCCCAGCCCACCGGCCGACCTGGAGGACTGGGATGCGCTCCGTAGAGTGGGgaattcattaattaattgccCGTAAAATTAGTGGCGCCCCGGGGCGCATCTTGTTTGGGCGGGAAGATTTGACAGCGGGAACTACGCGAAAAGCGGATCCGTTCGCGCGCCCGGGTGTCATCGCCAGTCGAGTCGAGTGAGGTGCACCGGCCGTGTCCAAAAGTTTGACAGGGCCCAACCTCCGGAGGTTTGCGTATAATTACCTCCGCGAGGCTTGGCCTGTATTGACTTGATCGAAGGCGTCACACGACTAGGCGGCACGGCCTGACGGGCGCGCTGTGATTCAATTATTGAGCGAAGCAATTTATAATTAACAGGTGTTAATAAGCGTGGAATTGGAAGTGAGACGACGAGGCCGGGCGCACGTGTGGGCTTGCCGGGGTTGCTCTACTTCTGGTGGCGATGCGCCCCCTGGAATGGGCAGCTCCCTCCAGtacctggacctggacctaATCCCCAGCGTTCAATTCTTCGCGCTCCAGACATGGGGGAGTTCGAATCGGTTTTCAAGGCTGCTGGACCGGTGGAGGTGGGATATAGGGCCAATATATTCGAGGGTCTGGACCAAGATCTGGACCTGGCAGACCCCTCCGCACCTCCTCCTTATCGCCAAAAACGGATCATCCAAGGAGCAAGGAGTTCGGGTCAGGGGGCCCCTTCTGGGTGCCCAAGTCTCTCGCTAACTCCCACGTCGTTGGGGTTGGGAAACCCCGCCTACCGCCGTTCTCCACCAGATACCGTCCGCCCACCCCGCACCCCGCACCCTCCCCTTCGGAAGGTGTCCTTTTCCCAATTGAAAGTCAATCTCCGGCACTCCGCGCACTCCGGGTGTATCGGTGTTTAACATAATGAccgtgtttgtttggtttgtgcgCGGCCGAACCACCCGCCAAGCCCCTCACCGCCGCCCCACGCAAAAGGGTTCTAACCCCTATCTTTCcaccccaccgccccccccccaccggaaGGGATATATTCCGGAGTATGCCGGAAGCCGCGCCGCGGTGAGTGTGTGCAGCGGGCGGAACCGATGTACCGTCGGACCATTATGCTAATGCGCCCCCCCCCCTATCCCCTCCCCTCACGCACCGGTGTCCTTTGGAgcgggggcgcgcgcgcgtgggaTCTTGCGCTGGGCTCGgctgtgttgtttgttgttttgtccGGGTTGTTGAAGGGGT
Above is a genomic segment from Anopheles bellator chromosome X, idAnoBellAS_SP24_06.2, whole genome shotgun sequence containing:
- the LOC131213430 gene encoding phospholipase A1 3-like, with amino-acid sequence MSPPATAQRSMSSGALAVLLLAATTSLAAPYDPGYGADYQDYYYQGSAENLSSDSMAGYGARQDDLLSFLPDQDDLLANRLGTVIGAFGNTLSQLLFGTNDVSTDVTFWCATINQPEYVQTYVDDPQLAQKLDPSKPILMLAHGWTDNVNRTWVKQTVADYIRLIGGNICAVDWSPLALVEYNLAARNTPKVGRYLGKFVQSLLGRGFNINQVTLVGHSMGAHIAGIAGAYLGGQVPNVIGLDPAGPGFTKPIPVPVDRRLDRTDGHFVQAIHTDKSIIGTSMNLGHEDYYANSGASPQPGCEFPLVNNDTTKAYLQFICSHFKAVEYFRASLDRQNVFEGTACASYYNYKRNDCGPSGRARDDFGLFNSRTAAGSLFVAIDKTVYPYARTASRSAGK